From the Cryptomeria japonica chromosome 2, Sugi_1.0, whole genome shotgun sequence genome, one window contains:
- the LOC131054461 gene encoding uncharacterized protein LOC131054461 — protein MAPRKKTGMKDFYSQKKKTSSKQKKAEAPGKSQVRSSAGKRQGDTLPATFDDARASSGTLGSSIVQPLGLKAYGRADYPDDSDAKEEILRQFDMNLTYGPCLGVPRLERWERASKLGLDPPKQIKELLEKGGGMPDCLWEGCV, from the exons ATGGCGCCCAGAAAGAAGACAGGCATGAAAGATTTTTATTCTCAAAAGAAGAAAACCTCGAGTAAACAGAAGAAGGCAGAGGCACCCGGGAAGTCACAGGTCAGAAGCTCTGCAGGTAAGAGACAAGGGGACACATTACCTGCAACATTTGACGATGCCAGAGCTTCTTCTGGAACCCTAGGTTCCAGCATTGTGCAGCCACTGGGCCTTAAAGCTTACGGCCGTGCGGATTACCCAG ATGACTCTGATGCAAAGGAAGAGATCTTGCGGCAATTTGATATGAACTTGACCTACGGACCATGCCTTGGTGTTCCTAGGTTGGAACGATGGGAGCGTGCTTCTAAACTTGGTCTGGATCCTCCAAAGCAAATCAAGGAACTTTTGGAAAAAGGTGGTGGTATGCCTGATTGCCTATGGGAGGGGTGTGTTTAA